The Molothrus ater isolate BHLD 08-10-18 breed brown headed cowbird chromosome 29, BPBGC_Mater_1.1, whole genome shotgun sequence nucleotide sequence ACAGGAACGGGAACCGCGGTCGCCCCTCGCAGCTCGGGGGCGCGGGAGGACGCGCTCAGTAGCCAGCGGTGATTTCACCTGTCCCGGTACTCCCGAGGAGAGCCAGCTGCGCTcccgcggcggccccgggcACAGGCCCCGGCCCCGGTCCCGTTCCCAACACCGGAGGGCAACCCCGCGTTGCCCTTTTAAGAGGGGCCCGGTGCCGCCGCGCCCATtgtcgccgccgccgccgcggggcgggggggccgggccggtGCCGGGGCCGCGCTCTCCGGGGCGGGCGGGATGGGGGGGTGGGGGCACATTCCGCCGCGTTGCCGGGACAGCCGTCGCCGTGGCGACCGGTCCCTGCCGCCGAGCCGCGGTGCGCGCCGCGCAGTTCCCACGGAGCggcccgggcggcggcggcggcggctccgctccCTCCGGGGCGGCGGGAGGGCCGGGATGCGGTGCAGTGTTGTGCTCTCGCCCACCAATATTGCACTCGTCCCGGCCTCCCGCCGCCGCGGGCTGCGCCGGCGGGACCGGCCGGGCGCTGACCCAACCCCGCGACCACCGGGAGGACGGCGCGGGACGGAACCGAGAGcacggcgggggcgggggggggacCCACGGCCCTCTCGAGCCAGCGGGAACCCCCAAGGGACCGGGCGCGCAGGGTAGAAAACACTCAAAACTTTATGGCCAGGCGTGGGGCAAGGACCGGAGCGCCCGGGGCAGGCGTGGCGGGAGCCCCGGCACTGCGGGGCCCCGGTACTGGCAGTGCAAAGTCCGCGGGGGGCCGGGAACGGGGCCCGGCCGGGAGGAGCGGCGGGGCCCGGTGCGCCCCCGGGTGCCGTCGGTGGCGGGAGCCCGGAGCGCCACCGGTGCCGCTGGCGGGGGAGGCCCGTGCCGGGCGCGGTCACTCGCGTCCCTCCAGCAGGAACCGGCGGAAGGGCTCGAAGTCGGCAGGGATCGTGTCTGTGGGGAGCAGCGCGGGGGGCGTCAGGAGCCGCCGAGGGGAGCGAGCCCCGGTAAAGCCCCCGGCCCAGGACTGAGCCCGCCGCAGGGGCGAGGAAGGGGATGCTCGGCCGGCCGCCGGGCCGGtgcgggggtcccggggggccCTGCTCACCGTTGCAGCGGTACTGcaggttggaccagatgatgTTCTCCTGGGAGAAGCAGAAGACCCCCAGCCGGCCCCCGCGCATCGTGGTGTCGATGATCACACCGGAGTCGGCCACCAGCTGCGGGCCCTCGTACAGACGGACCCTGCCGGGGAACGGGGCCCGACCGGGTCAGCGGGCCCTCACCGGGACCCCTCCGGGGCCAGCTCCGGGATTCCACCGGCACCCCGCCGGTAACCGACCGGGGCAAACATCGGGATCCTACTGAGACTCCATCGGGGCCAGCACCTGGATCCCACTGGGACCACTCCACGACCAGCACCGGGCCCCGGGCATCCCGACCCGGGGACGGTGGCACCGGGCTGGAGCCGGGGCATCCTGCGGGAGACTGGGCCGGGGACACCGGACCGGCTGGATTCTCGGGCCGGGGCCCCCCGCCGCGGCCGGGCTGAagccccccgcgccgcccccggcccggccccgccgccttTGTCGGGCGCTTTGCATGTGAAAGGCGCCGGCGGGGTCGCCATGGCGACGGGACAATGGCCCCGGGGGCCCGGGGGGCGGAGGGCCCGGCGGCGGAGCCCCCCCGCCGCGGCCGTCCCGGCGGGAGCCTTAAAGGAGAAACGCGGCTGCGGCCCCACCGGGGAGAAGCCCTCCCCACGGCCAAAATCCCCACACTACGGTGGTCTCAGGGGCTGGATCCCCCCACGGCCAAAATCCCCACACTGCGATGGTCTCAGGGGCTGGATGCTCTCCCCCACGGCCGGTATCCCCTCATTAGGGTGGTCCCAGGAGGCACAAGGCCTCCTCACGGGCATGCTCCTGCCCCTGAGGGGGATCCGCAGGGCAGGACCCTTACTCGTGGTTATCATCAGGCCTGGTTTCTCCCCGGCATCCCCCCACTGGTGTGGTCCTGCTGGGGGTGCACCGTGGTgtcacagccccctccccagcggTCCCCACGCCCCCCCTGCTTACCTGATGTAGCCCACCTGGGGCCTGTGTGCCAGCTGCCAGCGGTAGGACGTCTTGTCCCTCCAGCCCACGTTCCGGGGGTCCTTCCAGAGCAGGCGGACGTGGTCGGGCGTGTGGCCCGTGTGCCACAGAGCATTGCGCAGGTGCTCCCCGGGGCCCGTCGAGGATTTCACTGCCTGCAGGTGCATGGGGGCTTCAGGGGGGGCCTCAACAGGGGGGGCCTGACCCAGCCCGTGGGTGGGGCCACCACCCACCTTGAGCTGCAGCCCCGGCTCGGCCACAGCCCGGAAGGGGGTGGCCTGCCAGTAAGTCTGCTCCGTCTGCTTCCACATCACCACGTAGAAGCTGGCGCTGTCCTGGTAGCTGAAGATGAAGCCGGCGTAGTCATCGTCGGTGATGGTGTTGACGTGGAAGGTGCCCTCAAAGTCCACCCCGTTGAAGGCCGTGTAACCTACAGGCAGGAAACGCTGCGGGGAGCCCTCTCTTCCCACGGGGCTCCCAGCCCACCCACCCTTCATCCCTCATCTGTGGGGCAAAGAGCCGGCTCTTATTCCCCTGCACGGTGGGAGTAAGGGGGTGAATATATCTTACCCACAGCCAAACCCGGGTCGCTGTTCATGGTCTGCACGATCTCCATGCCCTGTGGGGGGGACAGCTGGGTGAGGGGCACCTCTGGgcccctgagtgtcccctgagctcccaccctgcagcGCAGCCCCCAGAAACACGGGGCGCAGCACCCACACCTGGTTGAGCACAACCCAGTTGGGGTCGATCTGGGCGTCCCCCTCGGGGTCAAGGATGACGGTCTGGTAGGCGCGGAAGTCGGTCAGCGTCACCTCGGCGCTCTCGGGGCACACGTCCAGCTGGTCCACCACCGTGTCATTGTCAAAGTCCTCCTCACAGACGTCACCcacaccattccctggggacacgtgctcagtcagggctgggctgagcccaggcaggtcctcctccccctgcccaccccgTGCTCACCGTCTGAGTCCTTCTGGTTGGGGTTGGGAATGAGGCGGCAGTTGTCCGGCCCAGGTGCCACATAGTCCGGGATGCCATCATTGTCATCATCGTTGTCACAGTCATCCCCCAGCCCATCGTTGTCCGAgtccagctgggagctgttggGGATCTCAGCACAGTTGTCCTTGGTGTCCTGATGCCCATCTCCATCACTGGGAGCAAGAACAAGGTCAGAGCAATGGACAAAACTGGGGATCTCCCCAAAGGCCCCATTGTCCCTCCTGACAGGTCCCTGAACCAGGAGCCCAGTTCTGCCCCCCAGGACACAACTGGGAGGTCACCCCATGGCAGTGCTATCCCCACCTGTCCTCGTTGGTGTCACAGATGTCTCCTACCAGGTCACTGTCCATATCTGTCTGGAGGAGAGCGGAGCCCTAGTTCAGTGCACATCCTGGGGCGAGGAAGAGGAGCCTCTGCTCCCCACTGGGCCAGGCCCCAATCATCCAGGCCCCCAGGCCCAGTCTGGCCCCAGCCATACCTGAGTGGGGTTGCTCATTTCAGGGCAACTGTCACAGGCATCCCCAACACCGTCCTCGTCCCGATCGGTCTGCAGAGGGTTGGGCACCTTGGGGCAGTTGTCCAGCATGTTGGGTATCCCTGCAAGGATGGTGCTGAGTGCATACTCTCCCTTACAGGATACCCtgccccctggcacagccaggccaaCCCAAGAGCAGCTCACCGTCCCCATCAATGTCATTGTCACAAGCATCCCCCTCGCCGTTGCTGTCTGTGTCCCGCTGGTCATTGTTGGGCACATTGGGGCAGTTGTCACAGGCATCCCCAAAGGAGTCAGTGTCCGAGTTCTGTTGGTCCTTGTTGGGGAAGAGCCGGCAGTTGTCCTGTGGAGAAGAGGATGGGGATGTTGGCAGTGTGGTGGTGGGCAGACAAGAGGCCACAGTCCCACAGTGGTCAGGGCAGACAGACATCGCCAGCACCCTGAGACCATTCCCAAACcaccagcctgctgctccccaggagaAGCATCTTGAGGGACTCAGAACTGAGCCAAAGCAAGAAACCCTCCTCGAGCCACTGGCATGGCCACccatccagcacagccacctccaCATTCTTGACACCATCACCATCAGCATCATCATCACACTGGTCCCCAATGCCGTCGTTGTCAGCATCCTCCTGGCCAGAATTGGGCGTCAGGCGGCAGTtgtcctgcaggcacagccagcattagggacagggaggagatgaggtctggagcacagccctgctgtggatCCTGCACCCCCTGGGCctcccctgcaggagcccacCTGCTTGCAGTGCTTGTTGTTGTCgatgcagggcaggggctcGTCCGGGTACCCATCCAGGTCTGTGTCTGGCCCACACACGTTGCCATTGCCAGCCCAGCCCACGTTGCACTGAATAAAGAAGAGATCAGGAACTGGAAAGGGCCCTGACAAGACAAATGCTGTTGTGCTGTATCCCCCACaccctcctcctgtccctgtcccctgctcacagcacaggagaTCTCCCCATTCCTCTCAAACAGGCAGAAGCCGTTGATGTCGCAGGGGTTGGAGGTGGGAGTGCTGCAGGACCTCTGGGGGATGCAGCCAGACGTTTGGTTGCCCACAAAGCCCGACTTGCAGGGCCCGCACTTGTAGGAGCCCTGGGGGAgagaggacagggctgggatgagggaGCTGAGTGGCCCCAGAGGCAAGGGAGGGAGCGGGACAGCACTGCTCACCAGGGTGTTGGTGCAGATGGAGTTGGGGTCACAGCCCCCATTGTTCCCATCGTTGCATTCATCAATATCCGTGCAAACCTGTGAGTAATGTGGGAGGAATGCTCACCTGGGGCCTGTCCCTGTGGGTAGCTCTGCCCATTCCTCGCCATGAGAAGCTGTCCTCCTCCACAGGCACTGCATCATCCACGCTGTGCTGCACTCCAGGGACCCCACAGGAACCCCGCAGGCCCATGGCACTGCACTCACCTGCTTGCTGGCCCTGGCATAGTCCACCCCCACACCAGAGACGGTGTTGCCTCGGTAGCCACGGGGGCAGGGCTCGCAGCGGAACCCCGGGGCTGTGTTGATGCACTTGGAGCCGGGGAAGCAGGGGTTGGCATGGGCACACTGCAACACCAGGAGAGACACAGGCTTCATCCTTGGGCACAGCATCCTGCAGGgtggctgctgccccaggccaTCCCGGGCATTCCCAGAGGAAGCATCCTCTGCAcgcagagccctggcagtgccggggctgctgGTGCCCCCCAGCCCATGCCCACCTCCTCGATGTCAGCGCAGTGGGTGCCGTTGCCCTCCAGCCCCGGCGGGCAGGGCCCGCAGCGGTACCCAGGGTACTCGTACGTCTCCATGCAGTCCACACCACTGAAGCAGGGGTTGGGGTTGCAGCGGGACCGGTGCTCGTGGAAgcctgaggagaggagaggcaggtgAAG carries:
- the LOC118696155 gene encoding thrombospondin-3-like translates to MGAPGSPALLALLLLGAAAAARQELQVIDLLLVSEARQMASVAHKIRMELLTVNDVYLLSTFRLPPKQGGTLFGLYSKKDNTRWLEVSVVGKINKVLVRYLREDNKVHSVNLQHAHVADGQSHSVIVRLSGLRRDTLSVELYVDCKQMDSSVGLPELSEIPLAEVESIEVRTGVKAYQRMQGFVESMKLILGGSMSRVGALSECPFQGDESIHSAVTSVLASMLGEQTKALVTQLTLFNRLLTELREDIRDQVKEMSLIRNTIMECQVCGFHEHRSRCNPNPCFSGVDCMETYEYPGYRCGPCPPGLEGNGTHCADIEECAHANPCFPGSKCINTAPGFRCEPCPRGYRGNTVSGVGVDYARASKQVCTDIDECNDGNNGGCDPNSICTNTLGSYKCGPCKSGFVGNQTSGCIPQRSCSTPTSNPCDINGFCLFERNGEISCACNVGWAGNGNVCGPDTDLDGYPDEPLPCIDNNKHCKQDNCRLTPNSGQEDADNDGIGDQCDDDADGDGVKNVEDNCRLFPNKDQQNSDTDSFGDACDNCPNVPNNDQRDTDSNGEGDACDNDIDGDGIPNMLDNCPKVPNPLQTDRDEDGVGDACDSCPEMSNPTQTDMDSDLVGDICDTNEDSDGDGHQDTKDNCAEIPNSSQLDSDNDGLGDDCDNDDDNDGIPDYVAPGPDNCRLIPNPNQKDSDGNGVGDVCEEDFDNDTVVDQLDVCPESAEVTLTDFRAYQTVILDPEGDAQIDPNWVVLNQGMEIVQTMNSDPGLAVGYTAFNGVDFEGTFHVNTITDDDYAGFIFSYQDSASFYVVMWKQTEQTYWQATPFRAVAEPGLQLKAVKSSTGPGEHLRNALWHTGHTPDHVRLLWKDPRNVGWRDKTSYRWQLAHRPQVGYIRVRLYEGPQLVADSGVIIDTTMRGGRLGVFCFSQENIIWSNLQYRCNDTIPADFEPFRRFLLEGRE